A DNA window from Drosophila biarmipes strain raj3 chromosome 2R, RU_DBia_V1.1, whole genome shotgun sequence contains the following coding sequences:
- the LOC108036343 gene encoding myocyte-specific enhancer factor 2 isoform X2: protein MGRKKIQISRITDERNRQVTFNKRKFGVMKKAYELSVLCDCEIALIIFSSSNKLYQYASTDMDRVLLKYTEYNEPHESLTNKNIIEKENKNGVMSPDSPEAETDYTLTPRTEAKYNKIDEEFQNMMQRNQMAIGGAGAGRQLPNSSYTLPVSVPVPGSYGDNLLQASPQMSHTNISPRPSSSETDSGGMSLIIYPTSSMLEMSNGYPHSHSPLVGSPSPGPSPGIAHHLSIKQQSPGSQNGRASNLRVVIPPTIAPIPPNMSAPDDVAYADQRQSQTSLNTPVVTLQTPIPALTSYSFGAQDFSSSGVMNSADIMSLNTWHQGLVPHSSLSHLAVSNSTPPPATSPVSIKVKAEPQSPPRDLSASGHQQNSNGSTGSGGSSSSTSSNASGGGGGGGGGGGGGAVSAANVITHLNNVSVLAGGPSGPGGGGGGGAGGGSNGNAEQATNLSVLSHAQQHHLVMPNSRPSSTGHLTPTPGHDKYEGYPYRALMGHNPRWNFAGAPSSDQDVRLAAVAVQQQQQQHQQQQQQLGDYDAPNHKRPRISGGWGT, encoded by the exons ATGGGTCGCAAGAAAATTCAAATATCACGCATCACCGATGAACGCAATCGGCAG GTGACCTTCAACAAGCGCAAGTTCGGCGTGATGAAGAAGGCCTACGAGCTGTCCGTGCTCTGCGACTGCGAGATCGCCCTGATCATCTTCTCGTCCAGCAACAAGCTGTACCAGTACGCCAGCACCGACATGGACCGCGTCCTGCTCAAGTACACCGAGTACAACGAGCCCCACGAGTCCCTCACCAACAAGAACATCATCGAG AAGGAGAACAAGAACGGCGTGATGTCGCCGGACTCGCCTGAAGCCGAAACGGACTACACACTCACGCCGCGCACGGAGGCCAAGTACAACAAGATCGACGAGGAGTTCCAGAACATGATGCAGCGCAACCAGATGGCCATCGGCGGAGCGGGCGCCGGCCGCCAGCTGCCCAACAGCAGCTACACCCTGCCCGTTTCGGTGCCGGTGCCCGGCTCCTACGGCGACAACCTGCTGCAGGCCAGCCCACAGATGTCCCACACCAACATCAGCCCACGTCCATCGAGTTCGGAGACGGATTCAGGTGGGATGTCCCTGATAA TCTATCCAACGAGTTCCATGCTGGAGATGTCGAACGGCTATCCGCATTCGCACTCGCCGCTTGTGGGATCACCGAGTCCGGGTCCCAGTCCCGGCATAG CCCACCACTTGTCCATCAAGCAGCAGTCGCCGGGCAGCCAGAACGGAAGAGCTTCCAATCTAAGGGTGGTCATACCGCCCACCATCGCCCCCATACCGCCCAACATGTCAGCGCCAGACGATGTGGCCTATGCAGAT CAACGACAGAGTCAGACCTCTCTGAACACGCCCGTGGTCACGCTGCAGACGCCAATTCCCGCCCTCACGAGCTACTCCTTTGGGGCGCAGGACTTCTCCTCCTCGGGGGTGATGAACAGCGCGGACATCATGAGCCTCAACACCTGGCATCAGGGCCTGGTGCCGCACTCTAG TCTCTCGCATTTGGCTGTCTCGAATAGCACGCCGCCGCCCGCCACCTCACCCGTCTCCATCAAGGTCAAGGCCGAGCCGCAGTCGCCGCCGCGCGATCTCTCCGCCAGTGGTCATCAGCAGAACAGCAATGGCTCCACGGGCAGTGGCggatccagcagcagcaccagcagcaatgCCAGCGGAGGAGGGggaggcggtggtggtggcggtggAGGTGGAGCCGTCAGTGCAGCCAATGTCATCACGCACTTGAACAACGTCAGTGTCCTGGCAGGAGGTCCTTCAGGTCcgggaggaggaggtggcggaGGGGCAGGAGGCGGCAGCAACGGCAATGCCGAGCAGGCCACCAATCTGAGCGTGCTGAGCCACgcgcagcagcaccacctgGTCATGCCCAACTCAAGGCCCTCGTCCACGGGCCACCTAACACCCACTCCAG GGCATGATAAGTATGAAGGATATCCGTACCGCGCGCTAATGGGACATAATCCTAGATGGAATTTTGCCG GTGCGCCGAGCAGCGACCAGGATGTGCGTCTGGCCGCCGTGGccgtgcagcagcagcaacagcagcatcagcagcagcagcagcaactgggCGACTACGACGCACCCAACCACAAACGGCCGAGAATATCGGGCGGATGGGGCACATAG
- the LOC108036343 gene encoding myocyte-specific enhancer factor 2 isoform X3 produces the protein MGRKKIQISRITDERNRQVTFNKRKFGVMKKAYELSVLCDCEIALIIFSSSNKLYQYASTDMDRVLLKYTEYNEPHESLTNKNIIEKENKNGVMSPDSPEAETDYTLTPRTEAKYNKIDEEFQNMMQRNQMAIGGAGAGRQLPNSSYTLPVSVPVPGSYGDNLLQASPQMSHTNISPRPSSSETDSVYPTSSMLEMSNGYPHSHSPLVGSPSPGPSPGIAHHLSIKQQSPGSQNGRASNLRVVIPPTIAPIPPNMSAPDDVAYADQRQSQTSLNTPVVTLQTPIPALTSYSFGAQDFSSSGVMNSADIMSLNTWHQGLVPHSSLSHLAVSNSTPPPATSPVSIKVKAEPQSPPRDLSASGHQQNSNGSTGSGGSSSSTSSNASGGGGGGGGGGGGGAVSAANVITHLNNVSVLAGGPSGPGGGGGGGAGGGSNGNAEQATNLSVLSHAQQHHLVMPNSRPSSTGHLTPTPGHDKYEGYPYRALMGHNPRWNFAGAPSSDQDVRLAAVAVQQQQQQHQQQQQQLGDYDAPNHKRPRISGGWGT, from the exons ATGGGTCGCAAGAAAATTCAAATATCACGCATCACCGATGAACGCAATCGGCAG GTGACCTTCAACAAGCGCAAGTTCGGCGTGATGAAGAAGGCCTACGAGCTGTCCGTGCTCTGCGACTGCGAGATCGCCCTGATCATCTTCTCGTCCAGCAACAAGCTGTACCAGTACGCCAGCACCGACATGGACCGCGTCCTGCTCAAGTACACCGAGTACAACGAGCCCCACGAGTCCCTCACCAACAAGAACATCATCGAG AAGGAGAACAAGAACGGCGTGATGTCGCCGGACTCGCCTGAAGCCGAAACGGACTACACACTCACGCCGCGCACGGAGGCCAAGTACAACAAGATCGACGAGGAGTTCCAGAACATGATGCAGCGCAACCAGATGGCCATCGGCGGAGCGGGCGCCGGCCGCCAGCTGCCCAACAGCAGCTACACCCTGCCCGTTTCGGTGCCGGTGCCCGGCTCCTACGGCGACAACCTGCTGCAGGCCAGCCCACAGATGTCCCACACCAACATCAGCCCACGTCCATCGAGTTCGGAGACGGATTCAG TCTATCCAACGAGTTCCATGCTGGAGATGTCGAACGGCTATCCGCATTCGCACTCGCCGCTTGTGGGATCACCGAGTCCGGGTCCCAGTCCCGGCATAG CCCACCACTTGTCCATCAAGCAGCAGTCGCCGGGCAGCCAGAACGGAAGAGCTTCCAATCTAAGGGTGGTCATACCGCCCACCATCGCCCCCATACCGCCCAACATGTCAGCGCCAGACGATGTGGCCTATGCAGAT CAACGACAGAGTCAGACCTCTCTGAACACGCCCGTGGTCACGCTGCAGACGCCAATTCCCGCCCTCACGAGCTACTCCTTTGGGGCGCAGGACTTCTCCTCCTCGGGGGTGATGAACAGCGCGGACATCATGAGCCTCAACACCTGGCATCAGGGCCTGGTGCCGCACTCTAG TCTCTCGCATTTGGCTGTCTCGAATAGCACGCCGCCGCCCGCCACCTCACCCGTCTCCATCAAGGTCAAGGCCGAGCCGCAGTCGCCGCCGCGCGATCTCTCCGCCAGTGGTCATCAGCAGAACAGCAATGGCTCCACGGGCAGTGGCggatccagcagcagcaccagcagcaatgCCAGCGGAGGAGGGggaggcggtggtggtggcggtggAGGTGGAGCCGTCAGTGCAGCCAATGTCATCACGCACTTGAACAACGTCAGTGTCCTGGCAGGAGGTCCTTCAGGTCcgggaggaggaggtggcggaGGGGCAGGAGGCGGCAGCAACGGCAATGCCGAGCAGGCCACCAATCTGAGCGTGCTGAGCCACgcgcagcagcaccacctgGTCATGCCCAACTCAAGGCCCTCGTCCACGGGCCACCTAACACCCACTCCAG GGCATGATAAGTATGAAGGATATCCGTACCGCGCGCTAATGGGACATAATCCTAGATGGAATTTTGCCG GTGCGCCGAGCAGCGACCAGGATGTGCGTCTGGCCGCCGTGGccgtgcagcagcagcaacagcagcatcagcagcagcagcagcaactgggCGACTACGACGCACCCAACCACAAACGGCCGAGAATATCGGGCGGATGGGGCACATAG
- the LOC108036343 gene encoding myocyte-specific enhancer factor 2 isoform X10 yields MGRKKIQISRITDERNRQVTFNKRKFGVMKKAYELSVLCDCEIALIIFSSSNKLYQYASTDMDRVLLKYTEYNEPHESLTNKNIIEKENKNGVMSPDSPEAETDYTLTPRTEAKYNKIDEEFQNMMQRNQMAIGGAGAGRQLPNSSYTLPVSVPVPGSYGDNLLQASPQMSHTNISPRPSSSETDSAHHLSIKQQSPGSQNGRASNLRVVIPPTIAPIPPNMSAPDDVAYADQRQSQTSLNTPVVTLQTPIPALTSYSFGAQDFSSSGVMNSADIMSLNTWHQGLVPHSSLSHLAVSNSTPPPATSPVSIKVKAEPQSPPRDLSASGHQQNSNGSTGSGGSSSSTSSNASGGGGGGGGGGGGGAVSAANVITHLNNVSVLAGGPSGPGGGGGGGAGGGSNGNAEQATNLSVLSHAQQHHLVMPNSRPSSTGHLTPTPGHDKYEGYPYRALMGHNPRWNFAGAPSSDQDVRLAAVAVQQQQQQHQQQQQQLGDYDAPNHKRPRISGGWGT; encoded by the exons ATGGGTCGCAAGAAAATTCAAATATCACGCATCACCGATGAACGCAATCGGCAG GTGACCTTCAACAAGCGCAAGTTCGGCGTGATGAAGAAGGCCTACGAGCTGTCCGTGCTCTGCGACTGCGAGATCGCCCTGATCATCTTCTCGTCCAGCAACAAGCTGTACCAGTACGCCAGCACCGACATGGACCGCGTCCTGCTCAAGTACACCGAGTACAACGAGCCCCACGAGTCCCTCACCAACAAGAACATCATCGAG AAGGAGAACAAGAACGGCGTGATGTCGCCGGACTCGCCTGAAGCCGAAACGGACTACACACTCACGCCGCGCACGGAGGCCAAGTACAACAAGATCGACGAGGAGTTCCAGAACATGATGCAGCGCAACCAGATGGCCATCGGCGGAGCGGGCGCCGGCCGCCAGCTGCCCAACAGCAGCTACACCCTGCCCGTTTCGGTGCCGGTGCCCGGCTCCTACGGCGACAACCTGCTGCAGGCCAGCCCACAGATGTCCCACACCAACATCAGCCCACGTCCATCGAGTTCGGAGACGGATTCAG CCCACCACTTGTCCATCAAGCAGCAGTCGCCGGGCAGCCAGAACGGAAGAGCTTCCAATCTAAGGGTGGTCATACCGCCCACCATCGCCCCCATACCGCCCAACATGTCAGCGCCAGACGATGTGGCCTATGCAGAT CAACGACAGAGTCAGACCTCTCTGAACACGCCCGTGGTCACGCTGCAGACGCCAATTCCCGCCCTCACGAGCTACTCCTTTGGGGCGCAGGACTTCTCCTCCTCGGGGGTGATGAACAGCGCGGACATCATGAGCCTCAACACCTGGCATCAGGGCCTGGTGCCGCACTCTAG TCTCTCGCATTTGGCTGTCTCGAATAGCACGCCGCCGCCCGCCACCTCACCCGTCTCCATCAAGGTCAAGGCCGAGCCGCAGTCGCCGCCGCGCGATCTCTCCGCCAGTGGTCATCAGCAGAACAGCAATGGCTCCACGGGCAGTGGCggatccagcagcagcaccagcagcaatgCCAGCGGAGGAGGGggaggcggtggtggtggcggtggAGGTGGAGCCGTCAGTGCAGCCAATGTCATCACGCACTTGAACAACGTCAGTGTCCTGGCAGGAGGTCCTTCAGGTCcgggaggaggaggtggcggaGGGGCAGGAGGCGGCAGCAACGGCAATGCCGAGCAGGCCACCAATCTGAGCGTGCTGAGCCACgcgcagcagcaccacctgGTCATGCCCAACTCAAGGCCCTCGTCCACGGGCCACCTAACACCCACTCCAG GGCATGATAAGTATGAAGGATATCCGTACCGCGCGCTAATGGGACATAATCCTAGATGGAATTTTGCCG GTGCGCCGAGCAGCGACCAGGATGTGCGTCTGGCCGCCGTGGccgtgcagcagcagcaacagcagcatcagcagcagcagcagcaactgggCGACTACGACGCACCCAACCACAAACGGCCGAGAATATCGGGCGGATGGGGCACATAG
- the LOC108036343 gene encoding myocyte-specific enhancer factor 2 isoform X12: MGRKKIQISRITDERNRQVTFNKRKFGVMKKAYELSVLCDCEIALIIFSSSNKLYQYASTDMDRVLLKYTEYNEPHESLTNKNIIEKENKNGVMSPDSPEAETDYTLTPRTEAKYNKIDEEFQNMMQRNQMAIGGAGAGRQLPNSSYTLPVSVPVPGSYGDNLLQASPQMSHTNISPRPSSSETDSAHHLSIKQQSPGSQNGRASNLRVVIPPTIAPIPPNMSAPDDVAYADQRQSQTSLNTPVVTLQTPIPALTSYSFGAQDFSSSGVMNSADIMSLNTWHQGLVPHSSLSHLAVSNSTPPPATSPVSIKVKAEPQSPPRDLSASGHQQNSNGSTGSGGSSSSTSSNASGGGGGGGGGGGGGAVSAANVITHLNNVSVLAGGPSGPGGGGGGGAGGGSNGNAEQATNLSVLSHAQQHHLVMPNSRPSSTGHLTPTPGAPSSDQDVRLAAVAVQQQQQQHQQQQQQLGDYDAPNHKRPRISGGWGT, encoded by the exons ATGGGTCGCAAGAAAATTCAAATATCACGCATCACCGATGAACGCAATCGGCAG GTGACCTTCAACAAGCGCAAGTTCGGCGTGATGAAGAAGGCCTACGAGCTGTCCGTGCTCTGCGACTGCGAGATCGCCCTGATCATCTTCTCGTCCAGCAACAAGCTGTACCAGTACGCCAGCACCGACATGGACCGCGTCCTGCTCAAGTACACCGAGTACAACGAGCCCCACGAGTCCCTCACCAACAAGAACATCATCGAG AAGGAGAACAAGAACGGCGTGATGTCGCCGGACTCGCCTGAAGCCGAAACGGACTACACACTCACGCCGCGCACGGAGGCCAAGTACAACAAGATCGACGAGGAGTTCCAGAACATGATGCAGCGCAACCAGATGGCCATCGGCGGAGCGGGCGCCGGCCGCCAGCTGCCCAACAGCAGCTACACCCTGCCCGTTTCGGTGCCGGTGCCCGGCTCCTACGGCGACAACCTGCTGCAGGCCAGCCCACAGATGTCCCACACCAACATCAGCCCACGTCCATCGAGTTCGGAGACGGATTCAG CCCACCACTTGTCCATCAAGCAGCAGTCGCCGGGCAGCCAGAACGGAAGAGCTTCCAATCTAAGGGTGGTCATACCGCCCACCATCGCCCCCATACCGCCCAACATGTCAGCGCCAGACGATGTGGCCTATGCAGAT CAACGACAGAGTCAGACCTCTCTGAACACGCCCGTGGTCACGCTGCAGACGCCAATTCCCGCCCTCACGAGCTACTCCTTTGGGGCGCAGGACTTCTCCTCCTCGGGGGTGATGAACAGCGCGGACATCATGAGCCTCAACACCTGGCATCAGGGCCTGGTGCCGCACTCTAG TCTCTCGCATTTGGCTGTCTCGAATAGCACGCCGCCGCCCGCCACCTCACCCGTCTCCATCAAGGTCAAGGCCGAGCCGCAGTCGCCGCCGCGCGATCTCTCCGCCAGTGGTCATCAGCAGAACAGCAATGGCTCCACGGGCAGTGGCggatccagcagcagcaccagcagcaatgCCAGCGGAGGAGGGggaggcggtggtggtggcggtggAGGTGGAGCCGTCAGTGCAGCCAATGTCATCACGCACTTGAACAACGTCAGTGTCCTGGCAGGAGGTCCTTCAGGTCcgggaggaggaggtggcggaGGGGCAGGAGGCGGCAGCAACGGCAATGCCGAGCAGGCCACCAATCTGAGCGTGCTGAGCCACgcgcagcagcaccacctgGTCATGCCCAACTCAAGGCCCTCGTCCACGGGCCACCTAACACCCACTCCAG GTGCGCCGAGCAGCGACCAGGATGTGCGTCTGGCCGCCGTGGccgtgcagcagcagcaacagcagcatcagcagcagcagcagcaactgggCGACTACGACGCACCCAACCACAAACGGCCGAGAATATCGGGCGGATGGGGCACATAG
- the LOC108036343 gene encoding myocyte-specific enhancer factor 2 isoform X5: MGRKKIQISRITDERNRQVTFNKRKFGVMKKAYELSVLCDCEIALIIFSSSNKLYQYASTDMDRVLLKYTEYNEPHESLTNKNIIEKENKNGVMSPDSPEAETDYTLTPRTEAKYNKIDEEFQNMMQRNQMAIGGAGAGRQLPNSSYTLPVSVPVPGSYGDNLLQASPQMSHTNISPRPSSSETDSVYPTSSMLEMSNGYPHSHSPLVGSPSPGPSPGIAHHLSIKQQSPGSQNGRASNLRVVIPPTIAPIPPNMSAPDDVAYADQRQSQTSLNTPVVTLQTPIPALTSYSFGAQDFSSSGVMNSADIMSLNTWHQGLVPHSSLSHLAVSNSTPPPATSPVSIKVKAEPQSPPRDLSASGHQQNSNGSTGSGGSSSSTSSNASGGGGGGGGGGGGGAVSAANVITHLNNVSVLAGGPSGPGGGGGGGAGGGSNGNAEQATNLSVLSHAQQHHLVMPNSRPSSTGHLTPTPDFIILNAGAPSSDQDVRLAAVAVQQQQQQHQQQQQQLGDYDAPNHKRPRISGGWGT; encoded by the exons ATGGGTCGCAAGAAAATTCAAATATCACGCATCACCGATGAACGCAATCGGCAG GTGACCTTCAACAAGCGCAAGTTCGGCGTGATGAAGAAGGCCTACGAGCTGTCCGTGCTCTGCGACTGCGAGATCGCCCTGATCATCTTCTCGTCCAGCAACAAGCTGTACCAGTACGCCAGCACCGACATGGACCGCGTCCTGCTCAAGTACACCGAGTACAACGAGCCCCACGAGTCCCTCACCAACAAGAACATCATCGAG AAGGAGAACAAGAACGGCGTGATGTCGCCGGACTCGCCTGAAGCCGAAACGGACTACACACTCACGCCGCGCACGGAGGCCAAGTACAACAAGATCGACGAGGAGTTCCAGAACATGATGCAGCGCAACCAGATGGCCATCGGCGGAGCGGGCGCCGGCCGCCAGCTGCCCAACAGCAGCTACACCCTGCCCGTTTCGGTGCCGGTGCCCGGCTCCTACGGCGACAACCTGCTGCAGGCCAGCCCACAGATGTCCCACACCAACATCAGCCCACGTCCATCGAGTTCGGAGACGGATTCAG TCTATCCAACGAGTTCCATGCTGGAGATGTCGAACGGCTATCCGCATTCGCACTCGCCGCTTGTGGGATCACCGAGTCCGGGTCCCAGTCCCGGCATAG CCCACCACTTGTCCATCAAGCAGCAGTCGCCGGGCAGCCAGAACGGAAGAGCTTCCAATCTAAGGGTGGTCATACCGCCCACCATCGCCCCCATACCGCCCAACATGTCAGCGCCAGACGATGTGGCCTATGCAGAT CAACGACAGAGTCAGACCTCTCTGAACACGCCCGTGGTCACGCTGCAGACGCCAATTCCCGCCCTCACGAGCTACTCCTTTGGGGCGCAGGACTTCTCCTCCTCGGGGGTGATGAACAGCGCGGACATCATGAGCCTCAACACCTGGCATCAGGGCCTGGTGCCGCACTCTAG TCTCTCGCATTTGGCTGTCTCGAATAGCACGCCGCCGCCCGCCACCTCACCCGTCTCCATCAAGGTCAAGGCCGAGCCGCAGTCGCCGCCGCGCGATCTCTCCGCCAGTGGTCATCAGCAGAACAGCAATGGCTCCACGGGCAGTGGCggatccagcagcagcaccagcagcaatgCCAGCGGAGGAGGGggaggcggtggtggtggcggtggAGGTGGAGCCGTCAGTGCAGCCAATGTCATCACGCACTTGAACAACGTCAGTGTCCTGGCAGGAGGTCCTTCAGGTCcgggaggaggaggtggcggaGGGGCAGGAGGCGGCAGCAACGGCAATGCCGAGCAGGCCACCAATCTGAGCGTGCTGAGCCACgcgcagcagcaccacctgGTCATGCCCAACTCAAGGCCCTCGTCCACGGGCCACCTAACACCCACTCCAG ACTTCATTATCCTTAATGCAGGTGCGCCGAGCAGCGACCAGGATGTGCGTCTGGCCGCCGTGGccgtgcagcagcagcaacagcagcatcagcagcagcagcagcaactgggCGACTACGACGCACCCAACCACAAACGGCCGAGAATATCGGGCGGATGGGGCACATAG
- the LOC108036343 gene encoding myocyte-specific enhancer factor 2 isoform X9, producing the protein MGRKKIQISRITDERNRQVTFNKRKFGVMKKAYELSVLCDCEIALIIFSSSNKLYQYASTDMDRVLLKYTEYNEPHESLTNKNIIEKENKNGVMSPDSPEAETDYTLTPRTEAKYNKIDEEFQNMMQRNQMAIGGAGAGRQLPNSSYTLPVSVPVPGSYGDNLLQASPQMSHTNISPRPSSSETDSVYPTSSMLEMSNGYPHSHSPLVGSPSPGPSPGIAHHLSIKQQSPGSQNGRASNLRVVIPPTIAPIPPNMSAPDDVAYADQRQSQTSLNTPVVTLQTPIPALTSYSFGAQDFSSSGVMNSADIMSLNTWHQGLVPHSSLSHLAVSNSTPPPATSPVSIKVKAEPQSPPRDLSASGHQQNSNGSTGSGGSSSSTSSNASGGGGGGGGGGGGGAVSAANVITHLNNVSVLAGGPSGPGGGGGGGAGGGSNGNAEQATNLSVLSHAQQHHLVMPNSRPSSTGHLTPTPGAPSSDQDVRLAAVAVQQQQQQHQQQQQQLGDYDAPNHKRPRISGGWGT; encoded by the exons ATGGGTCGCAAGAAAATTCAAATATCACGCATCACCGATGAACGCAATCGGCAG GTGACCTTCAACAAGCGCAAGTTCGGCGTGATGAAGAAGGCCTACGAGCTGTCCGTGCTCTGCGACTGCGAGATCGCCCTGATCATCTTCTCGTCCAGCAACAAGCTGTACCAGTACGCCAGCACCGACATGGACCGCGTCCTGCTCAAGTACACCGAGTACAACGAGCCCCACGAGTCCCTCACCAACAAGAACATCATCGAG AAGGAGAACAAGAACGGCGTGATGTCGCCGGACTCGCCTGAAGCCGAAACGGACTACACACTCACGCCGCGCACGGAGGCCAAGTACAACAAGATCGACGAGGAGTTCCAGAACATGATGCAGCGCAACCAGATGGCCATCGGCGGAGCGGGCGCCGGCCGCCAGCTGCCCAACAGCAGCTACACCCTGCCCGTTTCGGTGCCGGTGCCCGGCTCCTACGGCGACAACCTGCTGCAGGCCAGCCCACAGATGTCCCACACCAACATCAGCCCACGTCCATCGAGTTCGGAGACGGATTCAG TCTATCCAACGAGTTCCATGCTGGAGATGTCGAACGGCTATCCGCATTCGCACTCGCCGCTTGTGGGATCACCGAGTCCGGGTCCCAGTCCCGGCATAG CCCACCACTTGTCCATCAAGCAGCAGTCGCCGGGCAGCCAGAACGGAAGAGCTTCCAATCTAAGGGTGGTCATACCGCCCACCATCGCCCCCATACCGCCCAACATGTCAGCGCCAGACGATGTGGCCTATGCAGAT CAACGACAGAGTCAGACCTCTCTGAACACGCCCGTGGTCACGCTGCAGACGCCAATTCCCGCCCTCACGAGCTACTCCTTTGGGGCGCAGGACTTCTCCTCCTCGGGGGTGATGAACAGCGCGGACATCATGAGCCTCAACACCTGGCATCAGGGCCTGGTGCCGCACTCTAG TCTCTCGCATTTGGCTGTCTCGAATAGCACGCCGCCGCCCGCCACCTCACCCGTCTCCATCAAGGTCAAGGCCGAGCCGCAGTCGCCGCCGCGCGATCTCTCCGCCAGTGGTCATCAGCAGAACAGCAATGGCTCCACGGGCAGTGGCggatccagcagcagcaccagcagcaatgCCAGCGGAGGAGGGggaggcggtggtggtggcggtggAGGTGGAGCCGTCAGTGCAGCCAATGTCATCACGCACTTGAACAACGTCAGTGTCCTGGCAGGAGGTCCTTCAGGTCcgggaggaggaggtggcggaGGGGCAGGAGGCGGCAGCAACGGCAATGCCGAGCAGGCCACCAATCTGAGCGTGCTGAGCCACgcgcagcagcaccacctgGTCATGCCCAACTCAAGGCCCTCGTCCACGGGCCACCTAACACCCACTCCAG GTGCGCCGAGCAGCGACCAGGATGTGCGTCTGGCCGCCGTGGccgtgcagcagcagcaacagcagcatcagcagcagcagcagcaactgggCGACTACGACGCACCCAACCACAAACGGCCGAGAATATCGGGCGGATGGGGCACATAG